Sequence from the Populus nigra chromosome 17, ddPopNigr1.1, whole genome shotgun sequence genome:
GGTGTTtaatcaacaaacaaacaaccacttttttaatattattaaactataaaatttccCTCTAGATGAGAATGTCATATTTTTATATCGAGGGTTGTCTTCGAATATCTCATGTAACCTGTCCACGAGTAACTTCAAGTTTAATGTTACATCGTCATCATCAAATTTGAATCACAGGCAGCCAGTGACTAGATATGGAATCAGCATGCATTCACAAATCCACTAAATTCCCAATACTAGTTCTACAAAACCAAGATGCATCTAAAAGACATGTCACATGAAATCACCCTCACAAATTTTCACCAGCGGCAGATATGGGAAAACCAAATTACTTCAATGAATGTGGCACGCTATACAGCCATCAATCCACGAGAgttttcataagaaaaatcCAGAGGAACTTTAAGTACATAGCAAAAGAAACAGTGACGAAAGTTATTTGCTATTCAAAAAGACATTCAACCAAATTCATGAGTCAAAATTTTAAGTATTATCCTATGTGCTGCACTTATAAAACTCTTGAgtcttgaaaaataacaaaacaaaactcatcaACAGCTCTTCAGGCCTCTGTGATGGGGAAATCAAAAACCACATCTTTCCCTGTAAGCTTCCTGTAAACTCCAGCAAATGACTCCAGCTTGTACTCGGTGTTATTGCGCTCCTTGGGATCCAAGAAGATctgacaaacaaaaaaatatagagaattAATGAGAAGGGCAAAGATTATGGTGATAGAGAATACAATTCCAACTATAATTTTCTGTTCCTTTGTCTTAAAGTGTGAAAGCTACCTTGCTAATTTTGGATCCATCAATCCTGTATCTGGTGCGCTTTCCAACAATCTCAGCAGGATAAACTAAATCCTCAAGCATGGCTTCATGCACAGCAGTTAGGGTGCGGGAGCGGGGGCGCTGAACAGCAGAGCCTTTCTTGGGTGGACGCACAATCCTTCGGGTAGCAAGCAGAACAACATCCTGCCAAAATATCAGAGGAATTGAAACATGAATCAGAATTCAGATTCAAACAAGTATTGAATTGAAGCTGGGATTGACATAGTATATTAACCACGACTAGGAACTACAAATGCTAAGCACCTCCTTCTATGGACTTGAACCTTCAGCCTTGAGGTTGCAAGCTCTAAGCTTCATATTCCCCCTCTATTACACATGTAGAAAACTAAGAATCTGAAATAACATTACCTTCCCACTAAACTTTTTCTCCAGCTCTCTAACAAGACGAAGATGAATCTTGCGATAAGCCTTCCTTAGTCTATAAGGAACATAAATGACAATAGCTTTGCGATTTCCAGCAACATCTATTTGACTGCAAAATTTGCAAAGTTTAAATTTAGCACATAGACCTGGCACCAGAGGAAAAGCAGAAAATTGAGAGAAGAGAATGGAAAAGTTTCTTGTAGAACACACATAAAATTATGTACATACACTGCAGAATTTATGAAGAGATCCTTTAGATCAGTTTTCAGTTCCGAGCTGGTATTTTCCAAATCAAATAATGCCTGCAGAGAAGAAAGCATTTAGATTTGAACATATTTAATTCGTTTAAACCATGAATCCAAAGAAACCAGATTGAATAGTAAAGAACTAACTTGGGCAACAGTCTCCTCAAACTCAGTGGGTTCTGCATCCTTGTCTTTCTGGATCTTCTTCCTTGTGGTGAACATCTTCACAGATCTGGTTAGCAACAGCACAAGACTAGATTCAATGACTGAGCTGTAATTATCAATCTAATTTAATCAGAATGAATAGCTGGACATCCATTATGAGTTGTCATCCTAATGAACACCTAATTTCCGTCATATATCCATAAACATGACTCTTTCTCTACTTGTTCAGAAATAAACTAAGAGTTAGAGAACAAAACATTCATGGATAATGAATACCAACAGGCAGTCTAGTGTCAAAAGGCAGACCAAACTTCAGACCTTAATACATACTGCATTAGCCTATTACTGCAACCAATGTTGGTTTATATGTCATCACGCTTAAACAAACAAATGGTAACTACCAaaggagaaattaaaataatctacgTTAACCCACATGATGCAGcagaaataattttataggtGTTTCTATCACAAAATTTAAACAACTACAGGCGGCCTAGCAAATAATTATGCCTTAAAATACAACAATCCAACACCTAAAATCAATCCACACAAGTCCTTTTCCACTAAAAATATTTCCTTTTCCATAATcttaacactaaaaaaatccGTTCTCAATTCTCCTTTGTATCGTCTTTGTTCCATTTACTAACAAACCAATCAGATTGAATCATAAAAACATCAATTGTAAGAATTGACAAACGGAAACAAGATTAATGCATATCTATTATACAGTTGCTGAGCTGTACAGCACACAAAACAGCTGCTTCGATCTTTCAAAAGGAGTGCAACGTGAACCAATAAAAACCCATTTGCTTTAGAGACAAGATACACCATCATTAGAAAACAGACGTCAAGATTTAAGCTTCTACGAGAACCCAGTtgacaaacaagaaaaatagaacAGCCCATTCGATATTAGAAGCTAAAAGAACCACAACAAGCAATTATATAGCAGGTTCAATCTGCTTGGCATTGATGAAAAGGAATTTACAGAAAATCCATTTTAGTTTTTGAGACTTACCAGGCAAGCAGCGGTCAGGAAACTGCTGCTATGGTTGCTGTCGATGCTACTGCTTTTTTAGGCGAAGAGATCGAAGAGTGGATCAGAGCAGGTTTAATACTATGGAGGGAGACTAAGGGATACACTTGCCCTATTTTGAACGGCTAGGATTTATTTAAGGAATTCGACACGATCCGTTGATATTCTTTTGTCTTCCTTTCTTTCACTTTCATGTTTTCGAAAAACCTCACTATTGTCCCTACATTTGTAACAATTCGACAAGCTTTCACCGTGAAAATGGTTTTCTAAAACTTTATCCTtgttataaaatttaacaaattcaatctaattaaattaaattaaattgcatTACATTATAAGATGAATGCcagataaaattttataaaatggttaagaataaataaataaataaattctccaggaaaattaatttttaaaaaatggttaTGGTATAAAAGacctaatattttcttaaaaaataaaatcttcacaacttttaagaaataagaaaattcacaagaactaaaagttataaaaatgttaaagaaacaaatattaaaaaaaaacttttaagagaTAGATGATAGGAGTaattattttcggttcggttctgtttttagaacaaaaactagttcaaaccagtttagcttgattttttctagtttgactcggtttttttccagctttttttttgttgggttcggttcgattttttcggtttcaaacttataaaaccgaaaccgaaccggtcggtttttcaaacttttaattggtttttttccatggttcgattttttcggttatttttttccggtttttcggtttaattggttttttggttttgttgctCAACCCTAATAgatgatataaatttttagagattaaaatattttgaatatgatAAGCCATTAAAGtattagaaaatttttgataaataaaaaaaaaatcaaaacttcctagatttatttaaagaaataaaagcaaacgCTCCAAATGCTAAAccatttggaataaaaaattcacGGTTTTCCAGGACTTTTAAGAATCTTtggtaataatatatttttttagaaaatttttaatggttgagaattttcatttcttatataatttttattttaaaaaattattttttagtttttttaatttcttgaattctttaaaattctattttaaaaattattgatatttttattcatgttaaataatagataatttttata
This genomic interval carries:
- the LOC133676745 gene encoding small ribosomal subunit protein eS7-like, translating into MFTTRKKIQKDKDAEPTEFEETVAQALFDLENTSSELKTDLKDLFINSAVQIDVAGNRKAIVIYVPYRLRKAYRKIHLRLVRELEKKFSGKDVVLLATRRIVRPPKKGSAVQRPRSRTLTAVHEAMLEDLVYPAEIVGKRTRYRIDGSKISKIFLDPKERNNTEYKLESFAGVYRKLTGKDVVFDFPITEA